One stretch of Candidatus Latescibacterota bacterium DNA includes these proteins:
- a CDS encoding nucleotidyltransferase domain-containing protein — protein sequence MTKDEVEQLETRVNQSTSIVADIMDRVPKWAQSQILIGYRGSQAHGTTLPPEHPKGTDDIDVFGVSVQPIQFYCGLRAPKDREVFTTAGEDLDIEIFDIRKLVGLLEKGNPNVHQWLWMDDYLLISPLGQLLRSRREGFLGTHMLKAFGGYAKSQVDRMNDGRKRGYMGEKRNKLLLEHGYDIKNAAHCIRLLVGGIHLALTNKILVKLEGKMLAQILAVKRGEWELEAVVEVVRLLMEEFDESVAQTTLPSGEGMRAWSNETLDLIFTSPTYIHESKMKRRLL from the coding sequence TACCCAAATGGGCTCAGTCTCAGATTCTGATAGGGTATAGAGGTTCACAGGCTCACGGCACTACACTGCCGCCTGAGCATCCGAAAGGCACTGACGATATAGATGTGTTCGGTGTTTCTGTGCAGCCTATCCAGTTCTATTGCGGCCTACGTGCCCCAAAAGACCGTGAGGTATTTACCACTGCTGGCGAGGACCTGGACATTGAGATCTTTGACATCAGGAAGCTCGTCGGCCTACTAGAGAAGGGCAACCCAAACGTCCATCAATGGTTATGGATGGACGATTACCTTCTCATCTCTCCGCTAGGACAACTTCTGCGGTCGAGGCGTGAAGGCTTCCTCGGCACGCATATGCTTAAAGCCTTCGGTGGGTACGCCAAGAGCCAGGTCGATAGGATGAATGACGGCCGTAAACGTGGCTACATGGGAGAGAAACGTAACAAACTGCTCCTTGAGCACGGCTACGACATAAAGAACGCCGCACATTGCATCAGGCTGTTAGTAGGTGGTATCCATCTGGCCTTGACCAACAAGATTCTTGTCAAGCTAGAAGGCAAGATGCTAGCTCAGATCCTAGCAGTTAAGCGTGGCGAGTGGGAATTAGAAGCAGTAGTAGAAGTAGTACGTTTACTGATGGAAGAGTTTGATGAATCAGTAGCACAAACCACATTGCCTAGTGGAGAAGGGATGCGAGCGTGGAGTAACGAAACGTTGGACTTGATCTTTACTTCACCGACCTACATCCACGAAAGCAAGATGAAACGCCGACTTCTTTAG